CACCCAGCAAGACTGATGGAGTTCCTGGGAGCCCTGAGCTGAGGTCCCGTTTCATGCTGGTGATAATCCTTTCCAGCTCTGGAGAGTTTAAGTCTCCTCTTACCtactgtaacccccccccccaaaatccttTAGAAATGTTCTTAAACATATCAGAAAAGCCCATCTTCCTTCAACATTCCCTCTGCTGCTTATGGAAAACAACTTCTGCCTTTCCCTCAATGCTAAGCTGTTGCAAAGTTGCGCCGGCATTGCCATTTTGTATTGGATTGGTTTGTTGTTTAATGGTGGCAAGGTAATCTGGGTTGCGTTTTGTGCAAACTGAGAAGAATGCTAATCAATAGAAATACTAATCGAAATGGGGGTGGTGAATTGGTGTGGCCAGCAAGGCCAATTCTCATAGGCCCCGGATGCAGTAAGTCAGCATGTTAGGGGACAGGCTAAGCTAAAGCCTCAGTTGCTAGATTTCTGTTTGCAGCAATCTCTCCAAGCCTCCCCctgaaaaaaaagcaaaacactcATCTCCAttcttgtttttttctggaaaaaaggaggaaagtacCAGGGGCTGTGGTTGCTTAGCAACCCAGAGTCAACCTGGAACTGGGgtcttttgggaggggggagggaagctgCATCCCGTTGCTTAGCAACCGTCCCCACCTTACCGAGGGATGCGCAGCACAATGCTGTCAGATTGCTCAAGTTAGCGGGGAAGGGGGGGTGCCGTTCCCAGGCGGTGGGGGGAGAAGGACCCTGAGAAATGGAGCAGGCTGGGATTTGACTAAGGCAAGGGAGCTGGGGGGAGCGTGTCCGTGGGTTTGGCTGGCGTTAAACTGTGCAGCGTCTCTCTTTTTTGACCAGATGCTCCATGGCAGGTGGGGGTTGATTTAGGATGCAGCCTATTTtcctttggggagggagggattaggagcagcagcagcagtagtaatcGTAGTAACAGTATTTAATTTATGCTAAGATGGAACCCTTTGCTTTTGCTGCTCATCGAGACCAATCCAGTGGCACAACTGAGGTGCATTGGCATCTAGGTGCCAAATTAGCTCACGAAATTCAAATGTAGCTGGTTGGCACACCCTGCAAAGTCAATAGTCCCCCTTTCCAAGGTGGCTGCCATATTGCACTCGAGGAAACAGGATCCAAGCAAACGTCATTTGCTCAAGGCAGAGTCGGTTGTATTAGAGGAAGGGTCTGTGTGCATGACTTGGAGAGGGTTTCCTGCTGAATTGAAAGCCTGGTGAGCTGACTTCAGATTGGCACCTCTCCTCTCAGGCTCAGGAGCTGGCAGAGCGGGAGCTGATCCGGGCCCAGATCCGGGAGCTGCGGAGCCAACAGCAGGGGGAAGTGAAGCCAACCAACATGCCCGGTGAGTGCCCACCATTGCAAAGAGACCGGGAGGAAAAGGACAGGTAAAGCTGGGGAGTCCCTGTTGTTCTTGCCCATGAGAATGGCGTTTGTGAAGCTCTCCATCCCACACCTGTCGGCTGAGCTTTCTCCGGCCCAAaaagggaaatgtttttcttggaagccaTTCTTGGGGGTAATTCACCTTTGAAATAAGTTGCAGTGTTTCACATAGAAAAAaacctcccccctttttttccttgcaaaagcaGGAGTTGGCCCCTTCTGGATTTGGGATTTCCCCTCTGTTTTCTGGTTTTCTTTATAGTCTGTGTAAGTGAGTTCAGGGGCAAACGATTGGCCCCCAGACCTGTTATGGTTAGAATCACTTGCCCGTTGCATTAGGCTGCTACCTATGACTTgctcctccatttccccccagaagACTCCTCTCTGGGGACTTTATTGCTCCTTGATCCCGTCCCTCGCCATCCTCCTTCCGAAGACTCATCTTCTCTCGCCGAGAGTGGGCTGGATCCGGAGTCAAGTGCAGAGGGCCCAGAGGCAAGCTCCCATGACAGTGATTCGGCTACAGAGTCTCAGCCTACTTCCAAGGAGGAGAGTGCCAGCGCCACATcggccttggagggtggtgaggCATTGAGAACCCCTGATGGGGAAGCCACTGGCGAGGCCATGACGCAACCCCCAGATTTGTCCAGCGATGACGGAAGAGACATTGGTCAGGCGGAGGCGTCCCGGCCAAGGCTACCAAGCGAGGAGAGCGAGAAAGAAGAGGTACTTAGATGCTTTCATTTCCCATCatagaaagtgggaggaaagagaggagccctatttatttatttatttatttggcatttcGTGCCATTTTAGCCACGCTAATGGATTTAGTTTTGAACCATGATGCTTTACAAGCAATTCATGGAGCATAATGCTTTTGCAATTTCCACTCAGGCAGCTaacattaatgaattaatttctgAATTAAGGCTACTTATGTAGCTTCAGCATTATCCTTTTTATGTGGCTGggggttcccatgtcagtggtaTGTGTGGGTCAGCCAGTCACTTCCAGGATTTGGTCTGAACTTGAACCTTCTCAGTGTTGCTATAAGTTTAGTACTTTGAGGAGTTCCTTTAAAGTACGCCGGAGCAGTTTCATTGCCCCTCCAGCAGGGGGAGTCTCCTTGCTTTCCACCTTAGCTTTGGGAGCCTGGCgatggattcaaatcctgacacattctcttctctcttccaggaTGTGCCTCAAGCCTCTGAGAAGGAAGTGGGTGCAACAAACAAGGAGGGAGATGGTAAGGGTGCAGACTAAGCCATAGGGGGCAACTAGCTTTTTTGCTGTCCTTTGGGACAAAGGTTTGTCTGGGGGAGCAAGTGGTTTTTGTGGAAACCGTAAGTCCCACTGACACATTCAAACCAGATTTaactcattttaaatttttatttcccccccccccccccccggcatggGACTTGTAACcgtttccaaattttaaaaacacatttgaaacaggataaaatgatgggagttgcagttcaccaGCGCCCCCCCTTCTCCCCCTTGCTGTACTATAGTGATAGTCTGTGGCGCTACAGGGTTTAGGTTGTCCGCCACTGTCCCAGAAAGGGTGGGGGCCCTCCAGGTgttcttggattgcaactcccagcagccttaatTGGTAACAGAGAATGGTGAGGACAGCTGGTAGAGTTCCTTCCCTGCCCTATGGCTACTTTGGGGCCCTCCCGTGCATGGCTTTGCAGAGTTTTCAGAGTCCTTGGAAAGAGTGGAGTGCAACCCCGGAAACCCCTGCTAGGATCCCTTGCCTGGCTTTGCACACTGTAGAAACTGGAATCAAAGCCTTCCAGGCTGTGCAGTGCAAATCTCGGGTTCCTAGCTAGGTTTCCCATCTTGGGAGGAGAAGCGAGAGTTGAGCTCTCATAAGGGGGAGCCTGCTCTAAAGGGCTGTTGTGTCCCCGGCTTGGCCTCTTGCTCcgtcctcccttccttctccatccTCTAGGGGGCTGCAACCATGCTGGGAGCCGTAGTTTGCCGGCTTCGCTGGGCTCTCCCACGCAGGGCCATGAAAGGGAATCTCTCCTCGGCAAAGTTGGACCTTTTGCATTCTTTTCCCCAATAAGGTCAGGAGCGGCGCTTGGTTCATTCCTTGCCAGGGCCCCTCTCCTTGCCTTTGCCGCTTGCTTTGCTGAGtctgctttcttttcccctcccaacTGTCTCCAGCGGCCTCCTGCCCTCCCCCaggctttgccagtgttttccttcctccccccaatATCTTTGATCACATTTCTGTCTGATTTTTGCTTTTCCCCAAGGAGAAAGCCAAAGGGATTTGACCCAGGGCACTAAGATGGGCACGCTCTCCTttcctgccccttcctgccctccaCCTCCGAGTTCAGccgcaataattctgcagtgctccATGTCACTTTTTTGTCTCCCCAGCCCCACACCTTGTTCCCAGGAAAATGGGGAAGTTTGGAAATGGGGAGCATTCCCTCAACAGTTTGCTTCTGAGGGAGTGGGTTGGTGCCAATCCTGATGGTATGGCTGTCACTTTGCTCGCTGGCTCGAGTTGTCACAACGTGGGCAACCGAATATAGTGCTAGGTTGGTTGTGACAGTGACAAGAAACTGTGGGAAGTTGCTTTGGGGGttgcaatttccagaatcccccagtcagcaaaTTTCTCAGCAGCTCCCGTTTACGTTTACGTTACAATTCAGTTCACAACTGTAACCTTTACATTACAGTTCAGACTATGCCATGCAGGCTCTGAAGGGAAACATACTGCCATGTTTGTGTGGCATTTGGGGTGGCTTTTCAACCACCTTTTTGGCTGCAGGGTGTAGTTACTTCTGTAGATCTTTGCATTGATTTTTGGAAGGACTTTAATATTTCTTGGACTTAATGTTTTGGTATGTTTTCTGTCCCTTTCTGCCTAAAGTTGGCATCAGTCTTGTTTGACTCTTACGTCTGCTGTGAACTCACTTTTGTGCCATCGGGCAAAACATTTCTCCTTCATGGGGTTGGAGTCACTGTGGCAACCTCCCCGGCAGGGTTGTTGTCCATGCTACTGAGCGCCAAGCTGAAGGGCTTTGAAAAAGTGGCATGTGCCCAGAGTGTGCTAAAAGGAGTTGATCCCCTGGCGTAAAATGGGAAGGGATTGCTATGAGGTCTGATTCTTTGATGGAAAGCTTGTCCAAAAGATGCCTGTGGGAATGAAAAGTTAGAGCATTCTCTCAGATAACGTGTCTTtatacttttctttctccttcctcaacAGCTTGTCTGGCAACTctgtcagtggctgctcccaagagcCCTGCCCCCATAGATGCCCATAGTTGTGAAACTGCATCTTCTGCACCACATCCAAAGGGCAGTACAGGTAAATCTCCAAGCCAActgttgctgcttctctgtgtgtTTAGGTCTatcttccctctccttctctatCTAGTCCAACCACTGCTTCCTCCTGAGCTGAGGCCTGCAGGAATATTATTAGCTGGTGCCCCCCAAAAAGGGTGGATGAATGCACTTCGGGTTGTAGTCTAAACTTTACATTAGCTATCTAAGGTCTAACCTGCACTGCCaggttaatgcagtttgacaccctttgaactgccagggctcaaggctatggggttctgggatttgtagtctttgtGAATTAGCCTTCtcactcagagagctctggggcctcagctgactacaaatcccagcctcccatagccttgagccatggcaattaaagcagtgtcagactgcattatttcggcAGGGCAGACGCAGCCCCAGGCTGTTGAACTGTTGTCCCCAAGTAAGTTGAGAACTGTGAGTACCCCCTTAATaattcaggctaaaacccagatGGACACCCACtcaccccccccctctctctctctctcacacacacacactgacatggGAGACTAGGTGCCACTGGGCTGGAGAAGGGACTTTGCATCAGGTACCCAGGCAGGACGGCTGGATAGAGAGATGCCCGTGGAGAGTGGAAGGAGCCAACTGTTTTGGTGGAGAGGCTTGTTGGGCTGGGActgtgggaggggaaaggaaggaacttTTCAGCCTCTTCTGCTCCAGGGTTTGAACTTTTCTCATGGCTTGGCTAAGGTCCAGCTGTCTGTTGGAAACTGGTCTCCGTTCCGAAGTTGGCACGCACGCCTCTCTTTGCCTGGTtactctcttcttctctctgtccctttcCACAGATCCCCCACGGGAGCTGCCTTTCCAGCGATTGGGCTCCGTCTGGGAGCGGGCACGCAAGTTCAGCTCTGAGCCCTCCGACCAAACGGGCACTGGGCCCTCTGTGCAAAAGGGGGAGAGTGCCGGCCGAGGTTCCCGTGTtctgcaacaacagcagcagctgctgcaaaccCAGCGTGCCACAGGAGATTTACCTGTCGGACCCCGGGGCCCTGGCCGGGTGCTCCAGAATGGCACCAAACAACAGGCGGGGAATATTGGCACAGAGCAGGTGCCCAAAGCTGTGGCTGGCTCTGTTGCATTGAGGGACCCCGCTCTTGGTCCGGCTGGCCTGAAAGAGGCGGGTGGTCCTCAGGGGAGGAGCCAAGGCAGCCAATGGCAGGGCAGCAAGAAGCCGGTTGAAAATGCCAAGGGGAGCACTGCTGGTTCAGAAGAGCCCAATGCCCAGCTGAGTGCCTCCTGCAGTCCTCTGCCACCATCCCAGGCACCGAACCTTGGCACTGATCCCAGCGACGCCATGAAAACCCTCTTCACCATTGAGATCAAGGATGGGCGCAACCAGCCAGTCAGAAGCCATATTGTGGGGACGCCAGGGAACCAGCGGGCAGGTGAGTTGGCACTCAAGTTGCATTGGCTCGAGGGTGCATGCTGCCCACTCTTGTTGTAGCCCTGCAAGATAGTAGAAATAGTGTTGTCTTTTGCCCCTTAATGGGAGATGCCCAGTCAATCTTTCTTAATTCTAAGCAAAGCTGAAATAAATAAGTTAAGTGCCTCAGGGGCAGAatgggcaccagagttctccaaAAGTGCATTTTAAGGTGACTGATAATCTGCAGAAATTTGGGGAGACAGTTAGAAACAGGAGGAGCGTGAGTTTCTCCCTTGTGGTGGGTGAAGGCTTTGTACAAGAGTAGTTCCCTCTTCCCTGTTGAAATGTTTGTTACCTGTTGCATTTCTGCTGCTCCCGCAACCCTTTTTAAACATACTCACACACATGTTATTCAGCATTTAATGCAAAGAAAGAATACACTTTAAGGTGCTCATATGCATATTCCGATGTTCCAGCATTAtagcaaaaaggaaaacaaaaaaggagaaatgaTTCATAAATTTCAATAAAAGCCAACCAAATATTTGAATATAAATCTATGTCTAGATTGAATCAATATCTCACTCTTTTGACtcttgctggggatgctttagatgGTGATCATGTACTGAGGatgggtttggattggatggcctttgggggcaTTTGTGATTTTATGAGAGGTGTGTGTGAGGTTAGCAAAATGTCAACTGAGGGAGAAAAATATACAtctctaatttattttttttgtgtgtgtgtgtgtgtgtgtgctgtaccACTGTTGTGGGGCTGTATGTGTCCAGTGCCTTGCCAGATTTGCTTTTTCTTGGGATACAGCCAAATGGGGGGCTTATGATGCCCTCTGCCTGGCCCTGGGGGGTTCCTTGGCCCCCTCTGTCCCTTCTCTTAAGGAAGCCGTCTGTTTCTTGCTTCCAGCTGGGCTTGAGGGACTGGAAAGGGAGCAATGCACTGCTGGGTGGTTGGTTTGCAGCTAGAGGATTAGCAAGAGCAGCTGCAAGGAGCAGAGTGTGGCGGGCCAGACCCAAGACGCTGAGGGTGATGACAAGATGAAATGTTGGCCGGGAGGCCATGAGAGTCCTGCGTGTGGTCCCAGAATGGAGAAACCTTGCTGGGTCTGGCAGGAGAGACGTTTGGATGAGCTAGGATTTATCTCCTTTAGGATCAGGATGGAAAGTTTCCTTGCTTTGCATTTCAAGCCTGCTTTTCTGAAGGGGCTCCAACCTTCTCGGCAGCGTCATGTAGTTCTAGGGAAAAGCAGGTACGAGTAAGTCAAGACAGTCCTAGTCATACTTGGGAAATGAAGAGAGTTCACCAAGGCTGAAGGGAAAGTGCGCTAGTAAAGTCTCAGCCATTCTGATATCAGTCAGCCAATGCCAGGAGCCACGATAACCAAAACTGAAAGACCAAGAGACCTTAAGCTTAAGCCAGTCCAGAAATCAAAAATCCAAATCAGTCCCTGTGTCCCAAATCAGTCCCAAATGAGCAGTTGTGAACAAGAACATTTCCCCAGCAGCTGCTTCTGCCACTAGGGGTGGGCATCATCTGGAGCCAACTGGTCCTCCAAATCAGACTCCTCCACATTTGCTTCCTTGGGCTCCGTGAGGACGGCTGGCTGGCTCTCATACCTCTGCTGTCTTTGCAGAGCTCACTCTGGGCTTGAGAAGCACCCCAATTCGGATCACCACCACAAGCACTGGTGGGGcaggcagcggcggcagcagcagtcaTGGCAGCAACACCAGCCTTCATAAGGTGAGTCCCCTTTTTGCCTTCACCATCGCTCTGTCTCAGTTCTGAAGCTTACCTGTCCCTGCAGGTATGGGCAACCTGGCATCGACTTGCCTTTCGGCAAAGTAGCAAAATTTGCAGGAAATGGGGGTGACTGTGGTTTGGGGGGCAGTTGGCAGGGCATTCCCTTGCTGATCTAAACCCAGTAGAAACGGCATTACTTGGAGGAGAAACATAAGGATATATACATAGAGAGAAAAGTGATGAATTATATGGAGCTGAGAAGCTCAGGGTAACCAAGATACCTTTCCCTTTAAAAAGATAAGGTTGAAAGATAACACTGCTTCCATTTAAGAGGTATCCTCCCTCCGCTCCTAAGAGAAAAAACAGGTTATACATTGGATAAATAATGGAATCATAAGATTTCTTTTGATCTGGAAGTCCCTTTTATGGCAGAGCAGTTCTGTTTACTAGCTCTTGAGGTTGAACGTTCAGGAATGGGAATGCAATTAATCTTGAGGTCAGTCTTCCTTTCTAGCCCTCTGCTTCTCTGTCTTCACATCTGTCTTACTGGTTTGCATAGACGTCCTCCTTTCATCACCTCTTATGTTAAGGTTGTTTCcatgcagattttattttttaaaggaaaagaaatccatctggaatttatttattttttttttttggcagattttTCATGTCCGCCTTTTAGTGCCCTTATCTCAGAAGAGACATGTTCTTTGCCAGCTGTCAGCAAGAGCACAACGTGTGTGCAAAGGGCTCTtgcaatacctttgagactaaaggaaagaaagaagttgcttctttctttcagttagtgtcaaacgtgctgcaagacccctttgcacATCAATTCCCTAGGCTAATAAGTCTTTGAAGGATAGTCTACCCCAActtgtgttagtttgtagaatgtCTGCAAGCAGTTGCATGTGGAGTACCTGGCTGCAGAATTTGGATTCCCCCGTTCCTGCCTCACTTGCAAAGTTACCTATAAAATGGGGCTTCTTGAAGAGCGTGGCTTTTTGAATCCCTAGAAAGCAAGTTTCTAGCCCTCATGGTTGTAAGGATAGTCTACCCCATCTTGTTGGGAGTTGGAAGTGGAGAGATCCTGTGAGAGGGATATGCATATCCTTTATGCATTGTACATACCTGTATACTGTCAATTAATATTTCAGGGTAGTTCATAAGAAAAAATAACACCACTAAAATGTCTTGGTCAGCTGGTTTTGGCTGAGATGCTGTTGGTGGCCATGCCCAACCATTTAAGGGAAAGACTGTTGCCACTTAGTTGTGTAGCACCCTTTAAGGGAAGCCCCTCTCTTGTGGTTTCTTTGTTCCATGCCACCAAAGATTCACTGGCTGGTCCTGAGAAGCCGGAGACCAAGTCTCTGATCAATGTTTCCATTAAACAGGACCTCTGCCCATTTGTGCCCTGGCCCTTTGCCATGCCTGTGATAGGCATGGCTGTGTAGAACCGCCCTGGATGGAGAATCCCAGTGAGCCGGATTTGGGCCAGCTGTGCTCTGACTCAGCCATTGAGTAGGGAAAAGGGGCAGCATGTGCCGACTGAGATTCCCTGAAGATCCTGGCCTTTTGATCCCTAGAAAGCAAGTTTCTAGCCCTTGTGGTTGCAACGATAATCTGCCATGTGCCGTCGGTAGTTGGAGTGGCGAGTGGCTTGTCAAAGGCTGGCTGCCCCTTTGGCTGGCATGGCTTCTCCGCTTGTACTGCCAGGCTACCCTCTGGAGGCGAGACCCAGGCGCCCTCCTGCCCAGGCTAATTAGGCTAATGCCTCGTCCGCCAGCCCCACGATTGCCGTGCTGCCTTGTCGAGTCTTGTTAAGGTATTAGCCAGTGGCTCAGGAAACCGGGTGGGTTGCAGACGGATCTGCCTCGCTGCCCAGAGGTATACAGCACCAACCCTGTGTGGATCGGGCATTTGGGCAGCCCCACCACCCTGTGCAGGGCAGGAGATTGCAAGGTACATTTCAAGGGGGATTTGAAGGTTTTTCAGGggggctgaagtaggcctctggGGAAGTGAGGAGCAGAGGTCGTGTATGGGCCAGGGAGCTTGAGGGAAGAAGGCCA
This genomic interval from Sceloporus undulatus isolate JIND9_A2432 ecotype Alabama chromosome 10, SceUnd_v1.1, whole genome shotgun sequence contains the following:
- the SMTN gene encoding smoothelin isoform X6; translation: MPEDSSLGTLLLLDPVPRHPPSEDSSSLAESGLDPESSAEGPEASSHDSDSATESQPTSKEESASATSALEGGEALRTPDGEATGEAMTQPPDLSSDDGRDIGQAEASRPRLPSEESEKEEDVPQASEKEVGATNKEGDACLATLSVAAPKSPAPIDAHSCETASSAPHPKGSTDPPRELPFQRLGSVWERARKFSSEPSDQTGTGPSVQKGESAGRGSRVLQQQQQLLQTQRATGDLPVGPRGPGRVLQNGTKQQAGNIGTEQVPKAVAGSVALRDPALGPAGLKEAGGPQGRSQGSQWQGSKKPVENAKGSTAGSEEPNAQLSASCSPLPPSQAPNLGTDPSDAMKTLFTIEIKDGRNQPVRSHIVGTPGNQRAELTLGLRSTPIRITTTSTGGAGSGGSSSHGSNTSLHKMDAELPEQPKTAEVAFSNSTEKEKTQRGRLSAEELSKIEEEDMLDKMLDQTTDFEERRLIRAAMRELRQRKREQREKERDQRLQEAKTKGATHTTETTARQSATSADGSAVSTVTKTQRLVQSNDGSKTSRMMTMESSYVKRSGTDGNTFVQTKSSYSSSSSKKVGSIFEREDESPGRASSLAALERRQAEKKKELMKAQSLPKTTASQARKAMIEKLEKEGGSPANPAMSRVAVQRSASFGVPNANSIKQMLLDWCRAKTRGYEHVDIQNFSSSWSDGMAFCALVHNFFPDAFDYGQLSPQDRRRNFEMAFSAAEMLVDCVPLVDVEDMMIMGKRPDAKCVFTYVQSLYNHLRRHELRMRQQHF